A segment of the Amia ocellicauda isolate fAmiCal2 chromosome 5, fAmiCal2.hap1, whole genome shotgun sequence genome:
TCAATATCTGACCTACAGGCAAACTGCATTCAGAACTGTATACAGCAATATCCTAGCCATATTCtggaaaatgcaattttatCAGAACTCACGACTAGGAAAATTCACAGACCTGCATTGTGCATTGAGGAATTAAACAGTCAGAAATCAGGAACCGTTAAACTCTAAAGTATTGCAAGTTTTTGGATCCTGTACAAACAAGATCAAAGTAAAGATGGGCACTggccatttattatttttagttttgtataaatgtgacacacacactaaaactaattaaaatgacATTTCTGGTCCATAGTCAGAGTTGAAATGCATAATCAGGACTCAGAGGTACACATACACTTAACATCAGCTGATAAGTGTTCTTGGTGTTTAGTGGagaaaacacacaagcacaaaaaACCCTGAAAGGTGGAAGATAAAATAACTGAAACCACACATAAGTATTATgttccaaaaacaaacaatctaaTTTTTAATCCAAGATCTACGTTTTGATTGATAACAGAGCATTGACATTTGTGTAGCTAGCACTTTCaatctaatatatattttgtattggaATACACATGTCAACAAGCCCAGAACTCTCCCATTGCTCCTGCAAGATATTCTTGTAACATAAACCTGGTTTAATTAACAAGGTATGAGAATCTTAAGTGTTGGCATTAAGCTTCACATGGAAGATGATATATTGAAaatgtgagagaaaaaaaaattgaatctaGGAGGGATGAGGGATGGAAATCCAGAAGAATTCTTGAAAATCCATGGGTTGAATCAGGACAAGTTTATATGTGTGGGTTATAACAGTTTGAAACTGATTCTGAATCCACAGGCCAATTAACACCTTCCAGGCCATTTATATACATAAGATATAGGAAAAGGAGTCTGGCACCTACCAAATGACTTAAGGaagataatacaaattatacacatatacaaattACCAGCCAATAATCACTCACCCACAATCCAGAACTAAGGACTAGACCAAATCAATACTTTAACCCACCCATGAATCACAAATTATGACGTTTTATcatattgtgttttgatttgtaaaTAGGTAAAAGTGGCatctaacaatacattaaactgCAATATGGTAATGATTTGTGCTTTGCGATTCCCGGGTGGGTCAAAAtgttgatttggtctagcccttaattctttttgttttctaattacCATATTTATCCCTTGCTTCCCGACTGTACGGCTCAGACCATGAAGGCGAGGGCTTCACTGCACATTGGGATGATGCTGGTCCAGAGTTAACCAATGGCAGACCAGTACTTATATGCTACAGAAGCTAAAAGCCACACATTACTTTAACACTGTTAGAGGACTAGGTGTTGAGTGAAGCAGCAGCCACCCACTCAAGGACCTATGCTGGACCAGCATTGCATGTTTGTGGACTGGGCCAGCTTTATCTCAACAGCCCTTGGACTGTGATACTTACAGCCCAGGAGAGCCACAGTGCTTCATGGTTTATAGCAGACTGGAAAGGCTAAAGTCCTGGTAAACAGTGGTAATTTAGGCCCAATACGTCAGCGAAGCCTTGGATGAAAGCTATCAAGCGAGAATTGGGGGAAACCCTGTGGCTCTTCAGGACAAGTGACTGCAGTATCTTAGCCCGAGATGCACACAGGGAAAACACAAAAGTGGCTTTTGGGCGCCCTCAAGTGGGCAGTCTCAGTATCCTCAGATGTTATTGGGAGTCGTGCCATCGTCTGTTCTGGAGgagggctgctgctgcttcctGGCGTAGTTGGTCTTGTTCACACCATTCTTCCGCTCCTCCTCCTGGTAGCCTCTTTTCATCACAGCTGCCAGGTATGCAAATAAGCTCTGGGGGGGGGGATTGAGAGAAAACAATGAAGTCGTGGTCTTTTCTCATGTTTTCAAATCCACCAGTTTCTCCTTCTAACTCCGGATGGTCAATGTTGGATATATATTTACAGGAAGTCCAAAAGACAACAAGTGGGTATTGCATGGCAAACCTTTCTGAACTAAAGTCATGTCAGCGACACAGCGAACCAGGATGCAATGGGTGACTCTAGCTGCCCAACTACCTGTCCAGTTCTTCGACAACACTGTGTCCATGGGTATTATAAACCTGGCCTCCACGTGGAAATAAGGGTGAGCTGGGGTAGTGGcttcaatcaatcactcaattCAAACAGTTACAAAAAGGTACCTGACAGTGGTGttggaaacaaaagaaaataaaacatatttgcaaCCTAGTGGTTTTCTTATATAGTTACCTCCCAGGCTTCTTCCACCTGTGGGCTCCAGCTCTCCTTTAGGATGGGCTTGATCGCGCTGATGAACTGCACCCCCACAtactgaggaccaaaaaacagacGGCATCCATTTATCAGACACAGCTTCAGGATCTCAGGTGGCATGTGCGGGCTCTGACACGTCATGGACCAGAACTGCTACAAGTTAAAGACTAAACACTGGTCTTGTAACATCTTTCAACTAGCTGGGGTCTAAGTGCCACTGGTAAAGGGCTTTTGAGTTGGTACGTCAGCATCTTCATACACTTATTCTTTTTACGCTTCTATGAGGGTACACTTATACCAAGCTTTCATAgtagtaatgataataataattgttattacTATTCATTACCTACAGATGTTTAAAGTACATGTGATGGAATCGCATTGCACAGCAGTGGGTTACATTTCAAGTTTTGCAAGCTTTACAAGTCCAAAAGtgtacacccccaccccatcctAACTCatttaaatcaaactttacagttttctCAGAATCACTGCTCAACCAGACTCTGAAAAGATAAGTCAATGATTAAGtattattaaatgaaaaatataaaaattaaacaaaaatcaacCGCGGAATAAATCTCTCAGATGACAGTGTAAATACTTTCTGCTTTGCCAGTTTGATCGATGTGAATACTTGCACTGTGTTAAACCCAAGTTTACCCAACAGCAATGTACTGGAACTTTTTCTTTAGCTTCAGAGAGTGCGGTACCTCGTAGTATTTTGGGGGGGCATTGTAACGACAGTGACTCTTTCCCAGCTCAAAGGCAATCTGCTCCAGTTTGTCGTCCTGGGATAAGCGAGCTACGCTTTTCTCGATGAAGGACATCACCCTACAAGAGAGAGAGTCGCAGTGAAGAACAATCACCCcaaattctttattttttcaatttcatCTTGTACTGTATGTGAGACAGTCCACCTGCCTATCTCCTTCCCTTCTACCCATCTCAATCCTTCTCAACTTCAATCTTTCAGTCTGCATGCCTTTCTGTCTCTCAATCCCTTTTCACTTTCTGTCTGCCTCACCTCATTCTTACCTATTTGGGTGTACCTGACTCTTTCTCCATCCATTCTTATTCCCTGTCTCGGAGTCTCCAagagtctctctctttctctcctggtCCCTTTAGGTCTGCCTGTCAGAGTGCTTCTCCCTCAACAttgtctctctctgcctctgcctctctgtTTGCCAGGAGAAGGTCAGTACCTGAGACCATGGTCTTGCAGCTCCTTGCTCATTTTGAGATCTTGAAGGTCATCAATCTCCCGGAAGATGAAGAAGACATCCTTACACTCAGGGTGAGTCTCGAAAAGCCTGAGGAGAAATTGGACAAACCAGACAGTAGTAATATAGGGTACTGTTTCGAAAGGgggaggggctgcgggggatttgacctttgacctgaacttgagttgaactcggggggggccccttcctagggggtgggggggggcttcCTAGGGGGGTTAAgtgggatttgaccttttgaccttgaacttgagttgaactctgggggggtcccttcctagggggtgggggccttcctaggagggtgcggggtgcttgtaccgcgtcacagaataattaccatattgatgggttctgaaggaatgtgcagggtggtgggggtcttcaactgttcacccaccaaaagatttgtctttaagccagactgattctttagtaaaatagctatttttctctatacgtgtgaagatCCAAAAGAgcactatgtatacccttcagattctttagaaaacatagatatttttccctacgctagtgaagctccaaaagagttgtatttaagtcctcccgatttatttagtagaatagctatttttccctacgcgagtgaagctccaataGAGCTCTATTAAggccctcccgattctttagtaacatagatacttctacttaagcgagatccgcgaggctgtctcttcaacagggccaaagctctttcaaatggacaagggttatgtcagtctggagctttttgagcaagtgggggtggggaggagctgtctacgtctttagtaacctcggatcggtgaagaattagcatatttgggggtggagttgacagggcactgaagaaatagcgtatcacgttagagtttggtttgaagaatttaaatatttgggggcAGGATTAACAGGGCACTGgtgacaggtggggtctgttttcaatttaagaagcggctctgtttacattggaggcgatgggcccccctagccccagataatggaatgtgttgagagatagcgatctgttaaagcggtgggggctgtggacagcttgagagacacaagatggactgatctttagaaaatcctgaatatgagcaaaatgaaaagaaatgtaatacagaaaatgtaaattaaaactttcagtaatcagcatagtctcagtaaatactacaccaacccaagaccaatattttcttgcatttcagaatatatatgaaacgtattatttaaataacagatacaatgtaaagattgaataaatacaattatgaagttttaaaggtgtgtgtgtgtgtgtgttcacaacagcgtgcaatgtaaattaaatgtaacgttactaagttaagaaatccttaaatatagaaaagttatagaatatatatgttatataagaagcatagactatatatgtagaaacttggaaatttcaatacaactcaataaaatcagcatttgtaataatattagtaaccaaacatcaaattattttaaataaatatgtaatataatccattcatgcattaagattaagtaaatacactcaatacgatctcagcacatcctatgtgtgtgtgtgtgtgtgtgtgtgtatgtatgtatatttatataatttacacattagaatTGACAATAGCTTGACAATATCaagtttgaacagccttcagtacatttaagtagtatcattcttacagaggggtgtctgtgtgtgtgtgtgcgtgtgtgtgtgtgtgtttacatatataccgagTGCAAGGTGGAGATCACGGccccaggtttcttttctttttctttttcagatcctaataagattcagcccttcctccactttgcacagatttgtactAGATTGCAACTTTTATGTACAGAGCTAAAGAGTGATAAGTCAGGCTAAATGGtctaaactttagaaaatcctgaatatgcacaaaagtaaaagaaatgtagtacagaaaatgtaattggaacttTCAGTAATGAACATAATATCAGCAAATACCACTCCTACCCAAGACCTatattttcctgtattgtagaatatatcaaacgtgttatttaaagaaaaggtaaatgtaaagcttgaataaatacaaatataatgttttaaatgtttgtgtgtgtgtgtgtgtgtgtgtgtgtgtgtgtgtattcacaacacctggtgatgtaaatgaaatgtaacgttactaagttaacttaGGAATTCCTTAGAAGaaccatagaatatatatgtagaaactgtgaaatttcaataaaactcaataaaagcagcatttgtaataatattagtaacaaaacatcaaattattttaaataaatatctaatgtaatccattcatgcaataatattaagtaaatacacaatatgatttaagcaaaaatctatgtgtgtatgtatatttatataatttacacattataatagcttgggggtgcagtctgaagaccttaatggtcttggttgtattgacagtaagacatttcaacagacttcagtacaactaactagtaacttatgtacagacataaagaacgaaaacacaatttaataacgatagtaagtaaatgaaactaaaccacacttatttaacttaagaaatacagtatataaccgacatttaactgagcacagctctctttgctagttagataactctccatggtcaaacagaagccttatagtagtaactttcttacagaaataaagaatgcacctcatgatgttaagaaaaaaaaaaaaaaaaaaaaaatactaaagtaactttagacatattaaatatgtatcattcattaagtatgtgtctattaaaacagtagatttatactttttctagaaaaatagtctccagtctcagcatctcagggagtgagaTCGACCCAGGAGCACATAAGCAGAATAAagacagaggccagagggaGCAGCAACCTTAGAGACGACAGCGAAAGACAAGtgcagggagacacagtcacactagagtcacaccggatcatgcgtgaatccagcaggtctgtagtgagatagggttaacacaaaacaatcaggcacagaaaaagagagcttggctagaaatagagaaaaccgataaaaaataaatagaaaatacatacatacataaataaataaccataataacagggtgagttataaagaccaaactgacacagttgaatatttgaacgttttattaagaACTTGCTTCACCGAAACAGTTCACACAGTCATcccactgatgccctgacaggatcacactgcagtggaggggcttcgcaagcagcacgtcctgctctcagcaccgcggTGGGGGTTTTGCAGGAGcggcaacaacacaaaacagaccccctaatgactgagaatttatcaccagaaaacctgtacaaatccagcggtcaggcatttctaccctgtctgagtaacgtgattcagtaacatctctaaatgatattctgtataaattttatgtagttcttatctgggtgtctgattttaagtcttcctttttatggttttaaaccatttttgcaattaagtgatattgtacagatatatgagacaccagatgtatttcactagttttgcaaactgctttatgagactcattgtctgtatctaagtaatgtacaattgtgttgaaacatgcacagtgtactgaaatacatgacatactgaTGTGATTGAATTTACTATTTCACTACAAACGttgaaatttgggaaatgctttattattattattattattattattattattattattattattattattttattttttatttttcggcagacgcccttatccagggcaactttcaacatcagtgcaatataaaatgtattttctatatcaaagtcaattccggttgtaacaaaacacacatagcaaacagaaatagtcaatactttatattcaaaatactttgtgggcttattgcatatatcgattttattattttttattacacataggtctcctcaagaggagtttaagcggcgctgtatgggttggggtggggggtctgagctcacgcatatccagaagccttaatgtcctgctctgtttcaagagccaagTATAGCCATGTGGCATTCCTTTTAACTGTATGTAATCTGgtgataacataaagctgttttttatgtttacacatggtgacagactgacagacagacacagcatcaccctgaacagatctgtcaaatcaacagctaggacctaacagcatatagcttaagcatctagggtttaaaacagcatcgcagattctcagtcacccggccaatagtttactgattatctttgaaacgtgagcagaaacaggaccagcgcaattcagattaatattctatacattgagctgatgtagcatcatttccttcctccccaccttgtgtatgttattaacaataaagaagcatttcataaaatagatacctctctgattcttattttgtacaaaaacatgttcttaccggcttgtgtctctctctgctaaatctgatttcgctttactgtacaactcgtaccccaaataacattcaaaataagtaaagtagttaaaaagacaaaagttatgcACATCAACCTATTcgatgtgtctctgtatacaaattaaagaagtattgttttaatgacctcctTGACTCCTGTACACTCTGAGTCATCCATCGTTTTGCTGAAAAGGGCTGATCTGACCGCGCTGGGTGAGAAAGCGGtgggggaggagagtccagctaagaaaataaaaaaaagctctggCCTCTGTGGAGAGCCGCCTGAAAAGCTGCCACGAATGCGGCCCGTACAttcacagcccctctctgatctgaaccccctgacacagatcctccagagccgaccggacagcacaatgtcacattacagcGGTGCcaatgcagggtgtctgtctagttagttagatagttgtatgaattctcagcattgacactgttaaggctgtacagaaacgcatgagaaccgcaaggtcttgatgtttttatttttccttactaaggtattatcatttccagacaggatcagtaaactaaaggaaaataaaatgaaatgtttgtgctttaaaagattaatttcactttacatttgtattgatttgtattacaaataacttcaataataactaaactgaccacccaccaccgcctgtctgtgagcgcactaaagacaaattaaactttccaaatagtgacattaaaaatacactaacttgaaagtgtaaagattgcatctaagaggggtttaaaattaaatgattcagatttaacagattagtaactgtaagaataagtagcatcttaatggttaCCTTGAATTCAGGACAATTCAGTTAATGAACGGGCAGGGCTATTAAGCctggttgaacattattcaaaatacaacactagtgATCGTCTGGAGTGTTACACAAATTGGGGGACAGGATTTCTCAGGCTTTAAGGGGGTTGAACCACCGTCACACGTCCCACAGCATAGGACACTGACTCTCGTACACCgtcatctgtctgcattacccctgaaatgaaaagtacagcttcaaccacatcagtttttctggtctgtcaagaagtatggtgccatgtgtatcgccttctaacagcatgtttaataaaatcttattgatttgttgttttattcagcactTGTATTTTGAATCAtatgaacacagtttttatacTGGTGGACATATTTGGCTTTTGGGCCCGATGTACAAGCAATTTTAAGTGGGATTTGActtatcagtaaaatacaggctaaggacaaaggttcattttaacaaagatcaagattttattttattttattgttttggatttattcaaccttaatcaaatgcattattatacatcacaatgctgaatacaaacagggagcctatgacaaatactcagggggaatctgcattagattagtatgtaatttcaaataactagaccaaatacctcaaacacatcagaaataactgtttacaaagacTTTCCGTCTTTATGATATTAGTCGgctgaaaaaggttttcaaagtaagataaaagaaacaaatgtgtaactttaaataaaaaaaaacatcaacaacattttattcatttgtaacaataaagaaaactaagttgaggccctaaaacagagacctaataaatgcttagaaacaacaacacatttgtgtcattcaaataagaaaactgaataGCGGGTGACCACAGCCCGGGTGGAAGGgatctaactgtgtctgtgtgttaaaaagtcacgaaacatgattgtgaaaactctgactcattaaataagtttgaattactatttatttatttgttttctttacagttcTCTTTCTGGTTGAGCATCCTGAAAAGAACTGCACATTCATATCAGATCAGGGGTTTGATATGAGAGAGCTCTGAACACAGCAATCGGTAATAAGCATCAGTCACAGGCTAGGGGCCCCAGCCCGGGGTGGAGCCGCTTATCAAATCCCCTGCAGGGTCAGAGCAGGCGCCTCTAAGTGCTCCTCTGGTTGGTAGAACAGACCGAGGACCTAGGTAGTAagggtgttttttgtttagttgtatcATTGACTATATACCTAATTTTCTTTTACGGATATCGAGTgtcaagatttttttaaagacaaatattcaaataatagaGGAAAGTCAGACAATAGAATtaattgtaacatttagaatTGCCCTATAGGAGGTATGTATGAGGTGGATTATAGCCTTAAAtagatcaaatgaaaacatatgtatatatatatatatatatatatatatatatctacactcacctaaaggattattaggaacacctgttcaatttctcattaatgcaattatctaaccaaccaatcacatggcagttgcttcaatgcatttaggggtgtggtcctggtcaagacaatctcctgaactccaaactgaatgtctgaatgggaaagaaaggtgatttaagcaattttgagcgtggtatggttgttggtgccagacgggccggtctgagtatttcacaatctgctcagttactgggattttcacgcacaaccatttctagggtttacaaagaatggtgtgaaaagggaaaaacatccagtatgcggcagtcctgtgggggcgaaaatgccttgttgatgctagaggtcagaggagaatgggccgactgattcaagctgatagaagagcaactttgactgaaataaccactcgttacaaccgaggtatgcagcaaagcatttgtgaagccacaacacgtacaaccttgaggcggatgggctacaacagcagaagaccccaccgggtaccactcatctccactacaaataggaaaaagaggctacaatttgcacaagctcaccaaaattggacagttgaaaactggaaaaatgttgcctggtctgatgagtctcgatttctgttgagacattcagatggtagagtcagaatttggcgtaaacagaatgagaacatggatccatcatgccttgttaccactgtgcaggctggtggtggtggtgtaatggtgtgggggatgttttcttggcacactttaggccccttagtgccaattgggcatcgttgaaatgccacggcctacctgagcattgtttctgaccatgtccatccctttatgaccaccatgtacccatcctctgatggctacttccagcaggataatgcaccatgtcacaaaggtcgaatcatttcaaattggtttcttgaacatgacaatgagttcactgtactaaactggcccccacagtcaccagatctcaacccaatagagcatctttgggatgtggtggaacgggagcttcgtgccctggatgtgcatcccacaaatctccatcaactgcaagatgctatcctatcaatatgggccaacatttctaaagaatgctttcagcaccttgttgaatcaatgccacgtagaattaaggcagttctgaaggcgaaagggggtcaaacacagtattagtatggtgttcctaataatcctttaggtgagtgtagatatatatatatatatatatatatatatatatatatatatatacatatgttttcatttgatctaTTTAAGGCTATAATCCACCTCATACATACCTCCTATAGGGCAattctaaatgttacaattaATTCTATTGTCTGACTTTCCtctattatttgaatatttgtctttaaaaaaatcttgacACTCGATATCCGTAAAAGAAAATTAGGTATATAGTCAATgatacaactaaacaaaaaacaccctTACTACCTAGGTCCTCGGTCTGTTCTACCAACCAGAGGAGCACTTAGAGGCGCCTGCTCTGACCCTGCAGGGGATTTGATAAGCGGCTCCACCCCGGGCTGGGGCCCCTAGCCTGTGACTGATGCTTATTACCGATTGCTGTGTTCAGAGCTCTCTCATATCAAACCCCTGATCTGATATGAATGTGCAGTTCTTTTCAGGATGCTCAACCAGAAAGAgaactgtaaagaaaacaaataaataaatagtaattcaaacttatttaatgagtcagagttttcacaatcatgtttcgtgactttttaacacacagacacagttagatcCCTTCCACCCGGGCTGTGGTCACCCGCtattcagttttcttatttgaatgacacaaatgtgttgttgtttctaagcatttattaggtctctgttttagggcctcaacttagttttctttattgttacaaatgaataaaatgttgttgttgtttttttttatttaaagttacacatttgtttcttttatcttactttgaaaacctttttcagcCGACTAATATCATAAAGACGGAAAgtctttgtaaacagttatttctgatgtgtttgaggtatttggtctagttatttgaaattacatactaatctaatgcagattccccctgagtatttgtcataggctccctgtttgtattcagcattgtgatgtataataatgcatttgattaaggttgaataaatccaaaacaataaaataaaataaaatcttgatctttgttaaaatgaacctttgtccttagcctgtattttactgataagTCAAATCCCACTTAAAATTGCTTGTACATCGGGCCCAAAAGCCAAATATGTCCACCAgtataaaaactgtgttcataTGATTCAAAATACAagtgctgaataaaacaacaaatcaataagattttattaaacatgctgttagaaggcgatacacatggcaccatacttcttgacagaccagaaaaactgatgtggttgaagctgtacttttcatttcaggggtaatgcagacagatgacGGTGTACGAGAGTCAGTGTCCTATGCTGTGGGACGTGTGACGGTGGTTCAACCCCCTTAAAGCCTGAGAAATCCTGTCCCCCAATTTGTGTAACACTCCAGACGATCACTagtgttgtattttaaataatgttcaaCCAGGCTTAATAGCCCTGCCCGTTCATTAACTGA
Coding sequences within it:
- the LOC136749503 gene encoding neuroglobin-1-like encodes the protein MGCALSGSGLNSGKSAPELNGSRSECPAESSLLHQSEPAGENGTGSRTTSQANPLTDSQKDLIRESWTILHQDIARVGIIMFIRLFETHPECKDVFFIFREIDDLQDLKMSKELQDHGLRVMSFIEKSVARLSQDDKLEQIAFELGKSHCRYNAPPKYYEYVGVQFISAIKPILKESWSPQVEEAWESLFAYLAAVMKRGYQEEERKNGVNKTNYARKQQQPSSRTDDGTTPNNI